The genomic interval TGCGGTACTCGGTGCCGGGCGTGACCCTGATTTCACCGCCGCCGCACCACGATATTTACTCTATCGAGGATCTGGCGCAGCTGATTTTTGACCTCAAGCAGGTCAATCCGCAGGCGCTGGTGTCGGTCAAGCTGGTCTCTGAGCCGGGTGTCGGTACCATCGCAGCCGGTGTGGCCAAGGCTTATGCCGATCTGATCACCGTGTCTGGTTACGATGGTGGCACCGCGGCCAGCCCGTTGACCTCTATCCGCTATGCCGGGTCGCCATGGGAGCTAGGTCTGACCGAGACTCAGCAAGCCCTGCGTGCCAACGATCTGCGCGGCAAAATTCGCCTGCAGACCGATGGTGGCATCAAGACCGGCCTGGACGTTGTGAAAGGCGCCATTCTGGGTGCGGAAAGCTTCGGCTTCGGCACCACGCCGATGGTTGCTTTGGGTTGTAAGTATCTGCGGATCTGCCACCTGAACAACTGCGCGACCGGTGTCGCCACCCAGAACGAGCATCTGCGCGAGGAGCACTTCAAGGGCACCGTGGAAATGGCCATGAACTTCTTCCGCTTTGTTGCAGAAGAAACCCGTGAGTGGCTGGCCAAGCTGGGTGTTCGCAGTCTGGAAGAGCTGGTTGGTCGGGTTGATCTGCTGGAGCGTCTGCCGGGTAACACCGAGCGACAGAAGAAGCTGGATCTTTCCCGTTTGCTGTCCAACGACCACATTCCTGCCGACAAGCCGCAAACCTGTCAGGTCGAGCGCAACCACCCGTTCGACCAGGGTACCCTGGCTGAGCAGATGGTTCAGGACATTGCCTCGTCCATTGCCAACAAGTCCGGTGGTGCCTGGTCTTACCGTGTGACCAATTGCGATCGCTCCATTGGTGCTCGCCTGTCCGGCGAAATTGCCGGTCAGCACGGTAACCAGGGCATGGTCGATGCGCCCATTACGCTGGACCTGACCGGTACTGCTGGCCAGAGCTTTGGTGTCTGGAACGTCGGTGGTCTTAACCTGATCCTCGAAGGCGATGCCAACGACTACGTGGGCAAGGGCATGACAGGCGGCAAGCTGGTTGTGAAGCCGCCCCGGGGCAGCACCTTCAAGACTCACGAGACCTCCATTGTCGGTAACACCTGCTTGTACGGCGCGACCGGAGGCAAGTTGTTCGCCGCGGGCACCGCAGGTGAACGTTTTGCAGTCCGGAACTCCGGCGCCCATGCCGTGGTAGAAGGTGCTGGCGATCACTGCTGTGAATACATGACTGGCGGTCTGGTCACCGTGCTGGGCGGAACTGGCCATAACTTTGGCGCCGGTATGACCGGTGGTTTCGCCTACGTTCTGGACCAGAACAACACCTTCGTGGATAAGTACAATCATGAACTCGTCGAGATCCAGCGGATTTCGAGTGAAGACATGGAGTCTTACCGCAACCACTTGCGCGGTGTAATCCGGGAGCACATTTCGGAAACCGGCAGTGCGTGGGCTGAGCACATTCTTGAGAATTTCGACGACTACATCGGCCGTTTTTGGCTGGTTAAGCCCAAGGCTGCCAATCTCCGCAGCCTGCTGGCCAGCACCCGGGCACGTCCGGAATAAACCGACCGGGTCGAACAGTTTTTGGGGCCGCCGTCGCCGGCGCCCCAGTCGAAATTGAGCTGATGAGAGCACCATGATGAAAGAAAGACTGAGTAACGACTTCCAGTTTGTCGAAGTAGGGCGGATTGACCCGAAGAAGGTACCGGCCAAAAAGCGAAAGAAAGAATTTGGCGAAATTTACCACCCGTTCACCGCAGATAATGCCTCCAACCAGGCGCATCGCTGCCTGGAGTGTGGCAACCCTTACTGCGAGTGGAAGTGCCCGGTTCACAACTACATTCCGAACTGGCTGAAGCTGGTGTCCGAAGGCAACATCATGCGCGCAGTGGAGTTGTGTCATCACACCAACTCTTTGCCGGAGGTGTGTGGCCGGGTTTGCCCGCAGGACCGTCTGTGTGAGGGCGCCTGCACCCTTAACGATGGCTACGGCGCGGTTACCATCGGTTCGGTTGAGAAGTACATTACCGACACCGCGTTCGCCCTGGGCTGGAAGCCGGACATGTCGGCGGTCAAGTGGACCGACCGGAAAGTAGCGGTGATTGGTGCTGGGCCTGCCGGGCTGGGCTGTGCTGATGTGCTGGTGCGCAACGGCGTGAAGCCGGTGGTGTTCGATATCTATCCGGAAATCGGTGGCCTGCTGACTTTCGGGATCCCCGAGTTCAAGCTGGAAAAGTCGGTCATGACCCGACGCCGCAAGGTGTTTGAGGAAATGGGCGTTGAGTTCCGTCTGTCCACCGAAGTGGGCAAGGATGTCATGCTGCAGGACATCATCGATGAGTACGATGCCGTGTTCATGGGCATGGGCACCTACACCTACATGAAGGGCGGCTTCCCCGGTGAGAACCTGCCGGGCGTTTACGATGCACTGCCGTTCCTGGTTTCGAACGTTAATCGCCGCCTTGGCTTTGAGAAGGACGCCTCTGAATTCATTGATATGAAGGGCAAGCGTGTGGTGGTTCTGGGTGGTGGTGACACCGCAATGGACTGTAACCGTACCTCCATTCGCCAGCAGGCCGAGAGCGTGACCTGTGCCTATCGCCGGGACGAGGCCAACATGCCGGGCTCCCGTCGTGAGGTGGCAAACGCGAAGGAAGAAGGCGTGAAGTTCCTGTTCAACCGTCAGCCGATTGCCATCATTGGTGAAGATCAGGTTGAAGGTGTGAAGGTTGTCTCCACGCAGCTGGGCGAGCCCGATGAAAACGGACGTCGTCGTCCGGAAGTGGTGCCTGGTAGTGAGGAAGTGATCCCTGCGGATGCGGTTCTGGTGGCCTTTGGTTTCCGGCCGAGCCCGGCGGACTGGTTTGATGAGCTGAAGGTAGACACCGACGACTCCGGTCGCGTTTCTGCGCCTGAGCAATCCGACTTTGCTTTCCAGACCAGCAACGAAAAGATCTTTGCCGGGGGCGATATGGTTCGGGGTTCTGATCTGGTCGTGACCGCCATCTGGGAAGGCCGTCAGGCGGCTGAAGGTATCATGGACTACCTGGATATCTGAGTGTCGGCTTGATCCCGATTCGAAGGGCGGCGTACTAAGGGTATGCCGCCCTTTTTTATTGTGGCGAACTGGGTATCATTGCTTCCCATTCGATACGACCATTTATAGACTGAGAACGCTGGATAATTTATGACCGAGCTGAAGAACGATCGCTTCCTGCGCGCCCTCATGCGCCAGCCAGTTGACCGCACCCCCGTATGGATGATGCGCCAGGCCGGGCGTTACCTGCCGGAGTATCGGGCTACCCGTGCCAAGGCCGGCGATTTTCTCAGTCTGTGCAAGAATACGCCGCTTGCCTGTGAGGTAACCCTGCAACCGCTGGAGCGCTTCCCGCTCGATGCGGCGATTCTGTTCTCTGACATCCTCACCATCCCCGATGCACTGGGTCTGGGGCTCTACTTTGAGACCGGTGAAGGGCCAAAGTTCAAGCACACCATTCGCTCCGAGGCCGATGTCGCCGCTCTGCCAACGCTGAAGGCGGAAGTGGATCTGGACTATGTCATGAACGCCGTGTCCACGATCCGTGGCGCGCTCAATGGCAGTGTGCCGCTGATTGGCTTCTCAGGCAGTCCGTGGACCCTGGCCACCTATATGATCGAGGGCAGTTCTTCCAAGGATTTCCGGGAAGCCAAGAAGCTGATGTACGGTCAGCCCGAGGTTATGCACCGCCTGCTGGATCA from Marinobacter sp. LA51 carries:
- a CDS encoding FAD-dependent oxidoreductase — encoded protein: MKERLSNDFQFVEVGRIDPKKVPAKKRKKEFGEIYHPFTADNASNQAHRCLECGNPYCEWKCPVHNYIPNWLKLVSEGNIMRAVELCHHTNSLPEVCGRVCPQDRLCEGACTLNDGYGAVTIGSVEKYITDTAFALGWKPDMSAVKWTDRKVAVIGAGPAGLGCADVLVRNGVKPVVFDIYPEIGGLLTFGIPEFKLEKSVMTRRRKVFEEMGVEFRLSTEVGKDVMLQDIIDEYDAVFMGMGTYTYMKGGFPGENLPGVYDALPFLVSNVNRRLGFEKDASEFIDMKGKRVVVLGGGDTAMDCNRTSIRQQAESVTCAYRRDEANMPGSRREVANAKEEGVKFLFNRQPIAIIGEDQVEGVKVVSTQLGEPDENGRRRPEVVPGSEEVIPADAVLVAFGFRPSPADWFDELKVDTDDSGRVSAPEQSDFAFQTSNEKIFAGGDMVRGSDLVVTAIWEGRQAAEGIMDYLDI
- the hemE gene encoding uroporphyrinogen decarboxylase, whose protein sequence is MTELKNDRFLRALMRQPVDRTPVWMMRQAGRYLPEYRATRAKAGDFLSLCKNTPLACEVTLQPLERFPLDAAILFSDILTIPDALGLGLYFETGEGPKFKHTIRSEADVAALPTLKAEVDLDYVMNAVSTIRGALNGSVPLIGFSGSPWTLATYMIEGSSSKDFREAKKLMYGQPEVMHRLLDHLANSVIDYLNGQIRAGAQVVQIFDTWGGVLSSWAYEEFSLRYMRKIVDGLIREQEGRHIPVILFTKNGGQWLESIADTGADAVGLDWTTDIGNARARVGDRVTLQGNMDPTMLYAPPARIREEVADILRRFGTGTGHVFNLGHGITPDVDPENARAFIEAVVELSPEYHR